In one Pseudodesulfovibrio tunisiensis genomic region, the following are encoded:
- a CDS encoding mannose-1-phosphate guanylyltransferase/mannose-6-phosphate isomerase, with amino-acid sequence MIIPVILAGGSGTRLWPLSRQLYPKQFLPLVNGRTLLQETALRLNRDEDISAPILVCNEDHRFTVAEQMREIALQPSRIILEPEGRNTAPAAYIAAEVARQMDESAMILVLPSDHHIQDLDSLLKAIEASKSIAGQGALVTFGIVPKYAETGYGYIRQGERLDDANPHSAFRINRFVEKPDLATAEEYVASGEYYWNSGMFLFQASRYMSEVEKVNETIAVSCRAAVEKGESDLDFYRLDRESFCASPNDSIDYAVMEHTREAVVVPLDAGWNDVGSWGALWSIKEKDEFGNVALGDVITHDVHGSYLQSTGRLLAVVGLKDHVVVETADAVMVSPKDRVQEVKKLVDTLKRQKRSEAFSHKKVYRPWGSYETIDLEDRFQVKRITVKPGAILSLQKHFHRAEHWIVVKGTAIVIRGEEELVLKEDQSSYIPLGFVHRLENPGRIDLELIEVQTGSYLGEDDIVRLDDAYGRKGKKEKIN; translated from the coding sequence ATGATTATTCCCGTTATTCTGGCTGGTGGTTCCGGTACCCGACTTTGGCCCTTGTCACGTCAGCTTTATCCAAAACAGTTCCTGCCACTGGTCAATGGCCGTACGCTTCTTCAGGAAACTGCGCTGCGGCTGAACCGGGACGAGGACATCAGTGCGCCCATTCTGGTTTGCAATGAGGACCATCGTTTCACCGTGGCCGAGCAGATGAGGGAAATAGCGCTTCAACCTTCCAGAATCATTCTTGAACCGGAAGGGAGAAATACGGCCCCAGCGGCATACATTGCCGCAGAGGTGGCGCGACAGATGGATGAATCCGCCATGATCCTCGTACTGCCGTCCGACCATCACATTCAGGATTTGGACAGTCTCCTGAAGGCGATCGAGGCCAGCAAATCCATTGCCGGTCAAGGGGCGTTGGTCACTTTCGGGATCGTTCCGAAATATGCCGAGACCGGATACGGCTACATTCGTCAGGGGGAAAGGCTTGACGATGCGAATCCGCATTCTGCGTTCAGGATCAACCGTTTTGTCGAAAAGCCGGATTTGGCAACGGCTGAAGAATATGTCGCTTCCGGCGAGTATTACTGGAACAGCGGCATGTTCCTGTTTCAGGCCTCGCGGTACATGAGCGAAGTGGAGAAGGTCAATGAAACGATCGCCGTTTCATGCAGGGCCGCTGTCGAGAAAGGGGAAAGCGACCTTGATTTCTACCGGCTGGATCGGGAAAGCTTTTGCGCCAGTCCGAACGATTCCATTGATTACGCCGTAATGGAACATACCCGGGAGGCCGTTGTCGTGCCTCTGGATGCCGGATGGAATGATGTCGGGTCCTGGGGAGCGCTTTGGAGCATAAAGGAGAAGGACGAGTTCGGGAATGTGGCCTTGGGTGATGTGATTACCCATGATGTTCATGGTTCCTATCTTCAGTCCACCGGTCGTCTTCTGGCTGTTGTCGGACTGAAGGATCACGTGGTGGTCGAAACGGCAGATGCCGTGATGGTTTCGCCAAAGGACAGGGTGCAGGAAGTCAAGAAACTGGTGGACACGCTCAAACGGCAGAAGCGGAGCGAGGCCTTTTCGCACAAAAAGGTCTATCGTCCATGGGGGAGCTATGAAACCATTGATCTGGAAGATCGTTTTCAGGTCAAGCGAATCACTGTCAAACCCGGTGCGATCCTGTCTCTTCAGAAGCATTTTCATCGAGCGGAGCACTGGATTGTGGTCAAAGGTACGGCAATCGTGATTCGCGGGGAAGAGGAGCTGGTGCTCAAGGAAGATCAGTCCTCCTACATCCCTCTCGGCTTTGTGCATCGTCTGGAGAATCCCGGCAGGATCGACCTTGAGCTGATCGAGGTGCAGACAGGCAGCTATCTTGGAGAAGATGATATCGTCCGTCTGGACGATGCCTATGGTCGCAAGGGGAAGAAGGAAAAGATCAACTAG
- a CDS encoding class I SAM-dependent methyltransferase, with protein MIQDKKLKSYKYRFLISAQRIHPPTNDAGIEWDDFLRSLDFTCEEGQVSIAWTVGNGGKIQSGIEDAVFYLRGDTDRQAEKQRKSGMQSGEDPIRKGNAELFGKLVSEVAEAAGFKTGGMCEDSDKFAREREFHDEWAGSTNVEEIDVFRTNEACTAPEMRYITKRLGNLKGKKLLDVGCGLGEASVYFAIRGAQVTSSDLSPGMLDATCRLAQANGVSVTPHVSAAEDLRLPADALFDVIYAGNLLHHVDIEATIKRFLPHLKPGGKVVTWDPLAYNPAINVYRKKAMEVRTVDEHPLTWNDIRLFREHFRNVETRYFWLTTLAIFVAMALLQRRDPNKERYWKSVIDESDKWAPMYKPLEFFDRILLTILPPLRLLCWNVVIVAEK; from the coding sequence ATGATTCAAGACAAGAAACTCAAGAGTTACAAGTACCGTTTTCTGATCTCCGCCCAAAGGATTCACCCCCCGACCAACGATGCAGGGATTGAATGGGACGACTTCCTGCGTTCCCTTGATTTCACCTGCGAAGAGGGGCAGGTGTCCATAGCGTGGACAGTTGGAAACGGCGGCAAGATTCAATCAGGAATCGAGGATGCCGTATTCTATCTGCGCGGAGACACGGACCGGCAAGCCGAAAAGCAAAGGAAGTCGGGCATGCAATCCGGCGAAGACCCCATCAGGAAGGGGAATGCCGAACTTTTCGGCAAACTTGTTTCCGAGGTTGCGGAAGCTGCGGGCTTCAAGACGGGCGGCATGTGTGAAGATTCCGACAAATTTGCCAGGGAACGGGAATTCCATGACGAATGGGCAGGAAGCACGAACGTCGAGGAAATTGATGTCTTTCGGACGAACGAAGCCTGCACCGCCCCCGAAATGCGCTACATCACGAAACGTCTCGGCAATCTCAAGGGGAAAAAACTCCTTGATGTCGGATGCGGCCTTGGCGAAGCCAGTGTCTACTTTGCCATCCGAGGGGCACAGGTAACCTCTTCGGATCTCTCCCCCGGAATGCTTGATGCGACCTGCCGACTGGCGCAGGCAAATGGCGTTTCGGTAACGCCGCATGTTTCCGCGGCAGAGGATTTGCGCTTGCCTGCGGATGCCCTGTTCGACGTCATCTACGCTGGCAACCTGCTTCACCATGTCGACATCGAAGCAACAATAAAACGCTTCCTTCCCCATTTGAAACCCGGCGGAAAAGTCGTGACCTGGGACCCGCTTGCGTACAATCCGGCGATCAATGTGTATCGGAAAAAAGCCATGGAAGTACGCACGGTGGACGAGCACCCCCTGACATGGAACGACATTCGACTGTTCAGGGAACATTTCCGCAATGTCGAAACCCGTTACTTCTGGCTGACCACGCTGGCCATTTTTGTTGCCATGGCTCTCCTGCAACGTCGCGACCCGAACAAGGAGCGGTATTGGAAATCCGTCATCGACGAAAGTGACAAATGGGCCCCCATGTACAAACCGCTCGAATTTTTCGACAGAATACTACTGACCATACTTCCACCGTTGCGACTGCTCTGCTGGAATGTCGTCATTGTCGCTGAAAAATGA
- a CDS encoding DUF4214 domain-containing protein — translation MQKYLDLHEEEILQLLHQSLAARQTRSQGTQTRPANEPPCFMVPPAQEEMPKVCRVPDFYKLSNREFIHSAYRYLLKRAVDPQGEHHYLAALTEGRLSRIEILGRLRYSPEGRRTKVYCPFLSIQFALACLFRIPVIGWFAELVVRLLFFRTLERRASMLAASFENRVERIEESVQRCFKEFGEFAANEDAIIRQSSKRETQALRETLSSDIDFLGSRLQALEQQKQKLSIELNSFLTLFDAQYGTKKI, via the coding sequence ATGCAAAAATATCTGGATCTCCATGAAGAAGAAATATTGCAGCTTCTTCACCAATCGCTCGCAGCTCGGCAGACACGATCCCAAGGGACGCAGACCAGACCCGCGAACGAACCGCCATGCTTCATGGTGCCCCCTGCACAGGAGGAGATGCCGAAGGTCTGTCGCGTGCCCGACTTCTACAAACTTTCCAACCGGGAATTCATACATTCGGCTTACAGATACCTGCTCAAAAGGGCTGTCGACCCACAAGGTGAACATCACTATCTGGCGGCTCTCACTGAAGGACGCCTCAGCCGCATCGAAATACTTGGAAGGTTGCGCTACTCTCCGGAAGGTCGCCGAACCAAAGTCTATTGTCCCTTTCTGTCCATTCAGTTTGCCCTTGCCTGTCTTTTCAGGATTCCCGTCATTGGCTGGTTTGCCGAGCTCGTTGTTCGTCTTCTCTTTTTTCGGACTCTTGAACGAAGAGCTTCAATGCTTGCCGCCTCATTCGAAAACCGAGTTGAACGAATCGAGGAATCCGTGCAACGGTGCTTCAAGGAATTCGGAGAATTTGCCGCAAACGAGGATGCAATCATTCGCCAGTCCAGCAAAAGGGAAACGCAAGCCCTGCGGGAAACCCTGAGCAGTGACATCGACTTTCTCGGGTCCCGCCTCCAGGCTCTGGAACAGCAAAAGCAGAAGCTTTCCATTGAGCTGAATTCCTTCCTCACCCTTTTCGATGCGCAATACGGGACCAAGAAAATATGA
- the cysC gene encoding adenylyl-sulfate kinase: protein MLYPDSWYDPNVESLLVHARRNECLKKEALHFKSVSLNARQLCDLEMLLNRAYYPLDGYMCRTDYDSVLKACRLSDGSLWPLPICLGVDAETASGVSLGERVAIRDAEGFMLAVLTVEDVWKADLEAERIALWGDRPRTGGIDVSGIEGDRLWYLGGKLEGLSYPQHYDFVDMRLSPPDMQRLFSREKWGKVIGVQAGRPLHRADRAMLEEIASAHDARLLLSPLMIPSVYFSVDHFCLVRCLRAFAGLMPEHAVKLNLIPWFQRRMGRRGSLLRAIVNRNYGCSHMLLWDSGKMQSQNLQHSESFHAHMEWMAEMARLSGITPLREKCMTLDEASGKHTCSAKGCLCVNDHLAIVECLRAGEAVPDNLSYPEVLKELGRVHKPLSKQGFSLFFTGLSGAGKSTLAKILYVKLLELNGRPVTLLDGDIVRTNLSSELNFSKEHRELNVTRIGFVASEIVKNGGIAICAPIAPYPKSREEVRKMIEQYGGFIEIHVNTPLSVCEQRDCKGIYAKARAGIIKGMTGVDDPYAEPENPELRINTSEMTPDEAAREVMFFLATKNYIRGNA, encoded by the coding sequence ATGCTTTACCCCGACTCCTGGTATGACCCCAATGTGGAAAGTCTGCTGGTTCATGCGCGGCGGAATGAATGCTTGAAAAAGGAAGCTTTGCATTTCAAGTCCGTCAGTTTGAACGCCAGACAGTTGTGTGATTTGGAGATGCTTCTCAATCGGGCGTATTATCCTCTTGACGGGTATATGTGCCGTACCGATTACGACTCCGTTCTGAAAGCATGCAGATTGTCCGATGGTTCGCTGTGGCCGCTCCCCATCTGCCTTGGGGTGGATGCGGAGACCGCTTCCGGTGTGTCGCTCGGCGAAAGGGTGGCAATCCGTGATGCGGAAGGATTCATGCTTGCCGTTCTGACCGTCGAGGACGTCTGGAAAGCGGATTTGGAAGCGGAACGGATTGCGCTTTGGGGAGATCGGCCGCGTACCGGCGGCATAGACGTCAGCGGCATCGAGGGAGACAGGTTGTGGTACCTGGGAGGGAAGCTCGAAGGGCTATCCTATCCTCAGCATTATGATTTTGTCGATATGCGGCTCTCTCCTCCGGACATGCAACGCCTTTTTTCCAGGGAAAAATGGGGAAAGGTCATTGGTGTTCAGGCCGGGCGTCCGCTCCATAGAGCCGATCGCGCCATGCTGGAGGAGATTGCCTCGGCGCACGATGCGCGTCTGCTGCTTTCTCCGTTGATGATCCCGTCCGTGTATTTCAGCGTTGATCATTTCTGTCTGGTTCGTTGTCTTCGGGCTTTCGCAGGGCTGATGCCGGAGCATGCCGTCAAGCTGAACCTCATTCCCTGGTTTCAGAGGAGGATGGGGCGCCGCGGTTCCCTGCTTCGGGCCATCGTCAACAGAAACTACGGTTGCAGCCACATGCTCTTGTGGGATTCCGGCAAGATGCAGTCGCAAAATCTGCAGCATTCGGAATCCTTTCATGCACATATGGAGTGGATGGCGGAAATGGCCCGATTGTCCGGGATCACGCCGCTCAGGGAAAAGTGCATGACTTTGGACGAGGCGTCCGGGAAACATACCTGTTCCGCGAAAGGCTGCCTTTGCGTCAACGATCATCTCGCCATTGTCGAATGTCTGAGGGCAGGGGAAGCTGTTCCGGACAATCTGTCCTATCCTGAAGTCCTCAAAGAGCTCGGGCGCGTACACAAGCCCTTGTCAAAACAGGGATTTTCCCTGTTCTTTACCGGGTTGTCCGGGGCGGGAAAGTCGACACTGGCCAAGATTCTGTACGTCAAGCTGCTTGAACTGAATGGGCGTCCTGTTACTTTGCTGGATGGTGACATTGTACGCACCAACCTTTCGAGCGAGTTGAACTTTTCCAAGGAGCACAGGGAGCTCAACGTCACGCGAATCGGTTTTGTTGCAAGTGAAATCGTCAAGAATGGCGGAATCGCCATTTGCGCTCCCATTGCACCATATCCGAAATCACGCGAGGAGGTGCGCAAGATGATAGAACAATACGGCGGATTCATTGAGATCCATGTCAATACCCCCCTTTCGGTGTGCGAGCAGCGAGATTGCAAGGGGATTTATGCAAAGGCGAGAGCAGGCATCATCAAGGGCATGACCGGTGTGGACGATCCGTATGCCGAACCGGAAAATCCGGAGTTGAGGATCAATACTTCGGAAATGACGCCCGACGAAGCGGCGCGTGAAGTGATGTTTTTTCTGGCAACGAAAAATTACATCAGGGGGAACGCATGA
- a CDS encoding glycosyltransferase: MALRFMGEKLTRNRPVIGYWAWELPVSPPDWLLACRYLDELWVPSRYVANSFRDCPVPVRVVPHPVFAPLVRRGRTRSDFGLPLHACLFLCLGDGRSDLARKNLIGAVEAFEAAFAGDRSVHLVVKLHHAAPGGAAVEALLRKVQAMPNCSLFSELLDRNDMGDFMDCADVLVSLHRAEGFGLVMAEAMMLGKPVIATGYSGNMDFMDASCAALVGYDLIPAKGHNRSYRGLENAKWAEPHLEEAAHWMKRIAADDSLREKIGRNGRKYVEKKTDPGLFVAAVDDVRSRYLSGNG, encoded by the coding sequence TTGGCTCTGCGTTTCATGGGGGAGAAGCTCACCCGCAACCGGCCCGTCATCGGGTATTGGGCGTGGGAACTTCCGGTTTCTCCTCCGGATTGGCTTTTGGCGTGCCGATATCTCGATGAATTGTGGGTGCCCAGTCGATATGTGGCGAATTCCTTCAGGGATTGTCCTGTACCGGTCAGGGTGGTTCCCCACCCGGTCTTTGCCCCTTTGGTTCGGCGCGGAAGAACCCGTTCGGATTTTGGACTTCCGTTGCATGCATGCCTTTTCCTGTGTCTGGGGGATGGCCGTTCCGATCTGGCAAGAAAGAATCTGATCGGTGCGGTGGAGGCGTTCGAGGCGGCCTTTGCCGGTGATCGATCCGTGCATCTCGTGGTCAAGCTGCACCACGCCGCCCCGGGGGGAGCCGCGGTCGAAGCCCTTTTGCGAAAAGTGCAGGCAATGCCCAATTGCAGCCTTTTTTCGGAGCTGCTTGATCGCAATGACATGGGCGACTTCATGGATTGTGCGGATGTTCTCGTGTCTCTCCATAGAGCGGAGGGATTCGGCCTTGTCATGGCAGAGGCCATGATGCTGGGAAAACCCGTGATAGCGACAGGGTATTCGGGAAACATGGATTTCATGGATGCATCATGTGCCGCTCTGGTGGGGTACGATTTGATTCCGGCAAAAGGACATAATCGAAGTTACAGAGGACTTGAAAATGCGAAATGGGCGGAGCCGCATCTTGAGGAAGCGGCTCATTGGATGAAAAGGATCGCCGCAGATGATTCGTTGCGTGAGAAAATCGGAAGAAACGGGAGGAAGTACGTCGAAAAGAAAACGGATCCCGGGCTTTTTGTGGCTGCTGTTGACGATGTTCGTTCGCGATATTTGTCCGGCAACGGATGA
- a CDS encoding GtrA family protein, protein MLLRKRSIFNAPIRYTIVVIIGFCVDFSIYSGLVWGGLSIYVANVIGFTAGAMINVWLIRRFVFPDVRFKLMQDIGLTLISNGFMLLVGLLLLYLFAELMGIDAYLAKILANGTTFVLNYLTRATLFRSK, encoded by the coding sequence ATGTTGTTGCGGAAAAGGTCAATTTTTAACGCACCAATCAGATATACCATAGTCGTCATCATAGGATTCTGTGTCGACTTCAGCATCTACTCGGGCCTCGTATGGGGTGGACTCTCCATCTATGTGGCGAATGTCATTGGTTTTACTGCCGGAGCAATGATAAATGTCTGGTTGATCAGGCGTTTCGTCTTCCCTGATGTCCGGTTCAAGTTGATGCAGGATATCGGCCTGACCCTGATCAGCAACGGATTCATGCTTCTTGTGGGATTGCTGCTGCTCTATCTTTTTGCCGAGCTGATGGGGATCGATGCGTATCTGGCCAAGATACTGGCAAATGGAACCACGTTCGTATTGAACTACCTGACTCGGGCCACTCTCTTCAGGAGCAAATGA
- a CDS encoding glycosyltransferase, whose translation MNIAMITPWPGDKSGIADCAYATADALIRNTPCRIAVYTANETPKSLPGVVIKPIDLIRDEHQTYDLVLMHLGNNPYHDGYIDILKEIDCVVHIHDMVLHHLYAGETHGSGQINRYIDEFSKWYGDEPGQMVRALLTKGIGVWDTDIVIDCPMFEPYLQHSLGCLITSSFVERRISRTFPDIPIKKVSLINQTEKSVSACTENASSTHPTQDINVGVFGFITRNKLVDVVLQAVKGLAPQFDNFKLHIVGGVEIDCVHLMKWVEKNDLVDVVQFYGRVDNNRWMELLGSMDLIISLRHPTMGETSGVVTDALSLNIPVVVNDTGSYRELPFVKRLPIENIHTTLSDYLETVFRVPEELATIKANLCKMNSLCDTAFKAKTYFKALLELADHMAQDSGRKERCKTATTSIKAER comes from the coding sequence ATGAATATCGCAATGATAACCCCGTGGCCCGGAGACAAATCCGGAATTGCCGACTGTGCATACGCTACGGCGGACGCACTGATACGCAACACTCCATGCAGAATTGCCGTCTATACGGCAAATGAAACCCCGAAGTCGCTGCCGGGCGTTGTCATCAAGCCCATCGATCTCATTCGGGATGAACACCAGACATATGACCTCGTACTCATGCATCTCGGCAACAACCCATACCATGACGGATACATCGACATACTCAAGGAAATAGACTGTGTCGTCCACATTCATGACATGGTTCTGCACCACCTCTATGCAGGAGAAACGCACGGCTCCGGGCAGATCAATCGATACATCGACGAATTTTCAAAATGGTATGGCGATGAGCCGGGACAAATGGTCCGCGCACTGCTCACAAAGGGAATCGGGGTATGGGATACCGACATCGTCATAGATTGCCCCATGTTCGAGCCATACCTGCAGCACAGTCTTGGCTGCCTGATTACCTCCTCGTTTGTTGAACGCCGCATATCCCGCACATTTCCCGATATCCCCATAAAAAAGGTATCACTCATCAACCAGACGGAAAAAAGTGTCTCCGCCTGTACGGAAAACGCCTCCTCCACGCATCCAACGCAGGACATCAATGTCGGCGTGTTCGGCTTCATAACCAGAAACAAGCTTGTTGATGTTGTCCTGCAGGCAGTCAAAGGCCTTGCACCGCAATTCGACAATTTCAAGCTGCACATCGTCGGCGGAGTCGAAATCGATTGCGTGCATTTGATGAAGTGGGTCGAAAAAAACGACCTTGTCGATGTTGTCCAGTTCTATGGCCGCGTGGACAACAATCGCTGGATGGAACTGCTCGGCAGCATGGATTTGATAATTTCATTGCGCCACCCGACGATGGGAGAAACCTCCGGGGTCGTGACCGATGCGCTCTCGCTGAACATTCCTGTAGTCGTCAACGATACGGGCTCCTACAGGGAACTGCCGTTCGTCAAAAGGCTCCCCATTGAAAACATTCACACGACCTTGAGCGACTACCTCGAAACAGTCTTCCGGGTTCCTGAAGAACTGGCCACTATCAAGGCCAACCTCTGCAAGATGAACAGCCTGTGCGACACGGCATTCAAGGCAAAAACATATTTCAAGGCTCTCCTGGAGCTCGCCGACCACATGGCACAGGACAGTGGCAGAAAGGAACGTTGCAAAACGGCTACGACATCCATCAAGGCTGAAAGATGA
- a CDS encoding radical SAM protein encodes MSMFSSLSRITLAKAAIFKNAPVYIQFYVTSRCNLECEQCNIIFANSDVRECTIDEIERIADNFAEMKVAIVLLTGGEPFVRKDLPQIIHAFESRGIHVRMQTNGFASEEQIVRAIEAGGKDISISLDSLHPDRQAIINGKVENSWNRALRAMAIFMRHLPREGSFASLGCVLQPQNMADIEDVIRFGTAASWFTSLVPVHVSDNAAPRGFRSFDQTLQFRETEYATVDAIIERVRRMRTEGYLLYDSDQYLDDIKRFVRNEKTTWRSHNHDVCDSPNLYFALLPNGEFAPCCDHRMEKSYPAYAPEFPSQYKQRQFREEVARITSACSGCMYGSYPEMTVSMRFLAAKIQRVKTFITSPPDKNWPLSYEELLELAESIRSERRERPQSRRNDG; translated from the coding sequence ATGAGTATGTTTTCAAGCTTGTCTCGAATAACACTGGCCAAAGCTGCAATATTCAAGAATGCCCCGGTGTACATACAATTCTATGTCACTTCGCGCTGCAATCTCGAATGCGAACAATGCAACATCATTTTTGCCAACTCCGATGTCAGAGAGTGCACCATAGATGAAATTGAACGCATTGCAGACAACTTTGCCGAAATGAAAGTTGCCATAGTTCTGCTGACAGGTGGTGAACCCTTTGTACGAAAAGACCTGCCACAGATAATTCACGCCTTCGAATCCCGAGGCATCCACGTCCGAATGCAAACAAACGGCTTTGCCAGCGAGGAACAGATCGTCAGAGCGATCGAAGCCGGCGGCAAGGACATTTCCATCTCTCTCGACTCACTCCATCCAGACCGACAGGCAATCATCAATGGCAAGGTGGAGAATTCCTGGAATCGCGCGTTGCGCGCCATGGCCATTTTCATGCGCCATCTCCCCAGGGAGGGAAGTTTCGCATCGCTCGGATGCGTACTGCAACCTCAAAACATGGCGGACATCGAGGATGTCATTCGTTTCGGTACCGCAGCCTCCTGGTTCACTTCTCTGGTTCCCGTCCATGTCTCGGACAATGCAGCTCCCCGCGGTTTCCGGTCCTTCGATCAAACGCTGCAATTTCGCGAAACCGAATATGCAACCGTAGACGCAATCATCGAGCGCGTTCGCCGCATGCGTACAGAGGGATACCTTCTCTACGACAGCGACCAGTATCTTGATGACATCAAACGATTCGTCAGAAACGAAAAGACGACCTGGCGCAGCCACAATCACGACGTCTGCGACTCCCCAAATCTGTATTTTGCATTGCTGCCCAATGGAGAATTCGCTCCCTGCTGCGACCACCGTATGGAGAAGAGCTACCCCGCATATGCTCCCGAATTCCCTTCGCAGTACAAACAACGGCAATTCCGCGAGGAAGTGGCGCGCATCACCTCGGCCTGTAGTGGCTGCATGTATGGAAGCTATCCGGAAATGACTGTTTCCATGCGCTTTCTCGCTGCGAAGATTCAAAGGGTAAAGACCTTCATCACCTCCCCTCCGGACAAGAACTGGCCCCTGAGCTACGAGGAACTCCTGGAACTGGCTGAAAGCATTCGCAGTGAAAGGCGGGAACGTCCCCAAAGTCGAAGAAATGACGGGTAA